GGGCTAAACATCGTATGATCATTAGAAATTACTAATTACCTAACTCTCCTGTACCTTGTTGTATGGGAGAGTTTTTTTTCTTTAAACTCTGGCTTTAAGACTTTCCTCAACATAAGCTTTCATTTAAAAAGAACCGCTTATATGTGCTTTATTCAATTCTTAAACCACAGGCTAAAGCAGATAAACGGACTAGGGCAAGCGCTATAAGCAAGGTATTTAGCTTTATGAAAATTTTAAAATACCAAATAAATTAACCAACTTAATTAAGCTATTTAGCATAGCTAAGGCTTTTTTTAAACATTTATTAGTTGTGCTCAGGGTAGTGCAGGATAGAAATACCTGAACTTTTGCCTAATTACCGGGCTGATTAGACTTTGACACAATATGAGAATACAACCTGATATTATTCGGCAGTTTAATGAGCAGGCTCACGAGGAGCATCATCGCAAATTAAACGCACTTCAACACATGCGAAATAATGCTAATGAGCTTGAGCATGTAATTCAAAAGCTTATGGCTATGCAGATTGCTATTCCTAGTTGGGCGCTAGGTACCGGAGGCACACGCTTTGGCCGCTTTGCAGGAGGAGGAGAACCACGTTCGCTGGAAGAAAAGCTAGAAGATATCGGTCTGCTCCATGCGCTCAACGGCAATAGTGGAGCGGTCTCTCTGCACATTCCCTGGGATATACCGGAAAACTACGAAGCTATTCGCTCACTGGCTGCTGAACTTAACATTAAATTTGATGCAGTAAACTCTAATACTTTTCAGGATCAGGTGGGGCAGCCACACTCCTATAAGTTTGGCTCTCTGGCAGATTATAGCAAAGAGGTGAGGGCGCAGGCCGTAGCTCATAATATAGAAGTGATCCGGCATGGCGAAGCTTTAGGCTCCAAATCTATTACAGTTTGGCTGGCAGATGGTAGTAGTTTTCCCGGGCAGCAAAGTTTTCGCCGAAGCTTTGAATACACACTGGACTCTCTACAGCAGATTTATGCACACCTACCAGACGACTGGCGTATGTTTGTAGAGTATAAACCCTATGAGCCTAATTTTTACAGCACTGTAATACAGGACTGGGGTAGCTCTTTCCTACTCGCCTCCAAGCTAGGAAAAAAAGCCTATTCGCTGGTAGATCTGGGCCATCACTTACCTAATACTAATATAGAGCAGATTGTAAGCGGCCTGATGATGGAAGGCAAGCTGGGTGGTTTTCATTTCAACGATTCTAAGTATGGCGATGATGACCTGACAGTGGGTAGCATCAAACCCTATCAGCTATACCTAATATTTTTAGAGCTGGTAGAGGGAATGGAAAGTGAAGATTTTGCCTGGATGATAG
This window of the Porifericola rhodea genome carries:
- a CDS encoding sugar isomerase → MRIQPDIIRQFNEQAHEEHHRKLNALQHMRNNANELEHVIQKLMAMQIAIPSWALGTGGTRFGRFAGGGEPRSLEEKLEDIGLLHALNGNSGAVSLHIPWDIPENYEAIRSLAAELNIKFDAVNSNTFQDQVGQPHSYKFGSLADYSKEVRAQAVAHNIEVIRHGEALGSKSITVWLADGSSFPGQQSFRRSFEYTLDSLQQIYAHLPDDWRMFVEYKPYEPNFYSTVIQDWGSSFLLASKLGKKAYSLVDLGHHLPNTNIEQIVSGLMMEGKLGGFHFNDSKYGDDDLTVGSIKPYQLYLIFLELVEGMESEDFAWMIDASHNIKDPLEDLLQSVEAILIAYAQALLIDKEALKKAQEEKDVSLCQEILQDAFRTDVRPLLAEARLRKQAALYPLKLYRKLQVREQLIESRGSEVAATGL